Genomic window (Bombus pascuorum chromosome 8, iyBomPasc1.1, whole genome shotgun sequence):
ACGAGCGATACTGACCGGAACTTACCTGGTTGCAGGTTGTGTTCGCCTGTCTAGCAGTAGCAACGGCCCGTGCCGGAATCGCACATGGACCTGGCATTGCTCTTGCTGGAGGTCATGGCGTTGGCGGCCTTGGAGTTGGTGGAGGCCTCGGAGTTGGTCTTGGAGGAGGCATCGCTGGAGTTGGCCTAGTCGGCGGAGGTGCTAGTCTCTCCGGTGGACTTGCAGCAGGTGCTGGTAGCGCGAGATCTCTCCAAGAGGGAGCGTCCAGCTTGGGATCCTCAGCTCTCGGTGCCAGCTATGCCGCTGGATCCGCGGCGGCAGCTGGTGCTGCTGGTGTTCAACAAATTGTCTCTGGTGGTGCGTAACTCGTCGTGGAATTGAACATAAAGAAGAATTACCACGAGAGGGACAGTCGTTCACCGGGATTCCTTTTATTCTGTCGAGCAGGAGTGATCGGAGGCAGGGCTGACATTGGACCCGCTGAAGGACCCAAGGCTAACGTTGGACCCCAGAGTGGACCATCTGACAGCGTAGGACCCCAAGAAGGTGCCAAGAACGTTGGTGGACCTCGTACCGGCCCAGCTGGTCTCGTAGGACCTGCTACTGGTCCATTCACCTCCGTGGGTGCTTCTGCTGGTACCTCCACCCTCATTGGACCATCCCAGGGTAGTGCTAACTTGGTAGGACCATCTGTGGGAGTTGTATCCTTCTATGCTGGCAGTGGCAACATCAACGGTGACGACGGTAGCTCTGGCTCTGCCGCCGCTGCTGCGCCTGGTGGTCTCGG
Coding sequences:
- the LOC132909497 gene encoding uncharacterized protein LOC132909497, giving the protein MKAFVVFACLAVATARAGIAHGPGIALAGGHGVGGLGVGGGLGVGLGGGIAGVGLVGGGASLSGGLAAGAGSARSLQEGASSLGSSALGASYAAGSAAAAGAAGVQQIVSGGVIGGRADIGPAEGPKANVGPQSGPSDSVGPQEGAKNVGGPRTGPAGLVGPATGPFTSVGASAGTSTLIGPSQGSANLVGPSVGVVSFYAGSGNINGDDGSSGSAAAAAPGGLGGAGLGLGGAGAIAVVGGGAGIGAGIGGHDGGVAVINGPSGAIHAGLGSHGAIIPAALGKY